One window of the Desulfofalx alkaliphila DSM 12257 genome contains the following:
- a CDS encoding flagellar brake protein: MKKQAIISPGRPIQISRDGGTTWFTTAIKDVCEDIISIMLPYQKTPYIKIPLVLSKGDKLIVRLTIENFCFIFETRVADCKDKYYHLTYPKKLERVKRRKNIRLPIRLYVRYSCYGSNLIHFRNATTIDLSCGGMKLLVVEGIKPNTQILVAFKLPTKENPNTIAIKGRVTHCKKVDYYDDFYHVGIKFEDITEQLESQIARYIFNKMIEMRKAKVY, translated from the coding sequence TTGAAAAAACAGGCAATTATATCCCCAGGTAGGCCAATCCAAATATCAAGGGACGGGGGAACCACATGGTTTACCACAGCCATTAAAGATGTATGCGAGGATATTATCAGCATAATGTTACCTTATCAAAAAACACCATATATTAAAATACCGCTGGTGCTAAGTAAAGGGGATAAGCTGATAGTAAGGTTAACAATAGAAAACTTTTGTTTTATCTTCGAAACTAGGGTGGCAGATTGCAAAGATAAATACTACCATCTGACTTACCCTAAAAAGCTAGAACGTGTTAAAAGAAGAAAAAACATACGCTTACCAATCAGGCTGTATGTTAGATATTCCTGCTATGGCAGCAACTTAATACACTTTAGAAATGCCACTACCATAGATTTAAGCTGTGGTGGCATGAAACTGCTTGTTGTTGAAGGGATTAAACCAAACACGCAGATATTGGTCGCTTTTAAATTGCCTACCAAAGAGAATCCAAATACTATAGCAATCAAAGGACGGGTGACACATTGTAAGAAGGTAGATTATTATGACGATTTTTATCATGTGGGAATTAAATTTGAAGACATCACAGAGCAACTGGAATCGCAAATAGCCAGATACATTTTTAATAAAATGATTGAAATGCGAAAGGCAAAAGTCTACTAA
- a CDS encoding diguanylate cyclase — MKILLSLYLFIAVVLTQFSAAYLYSKGRTNHRKVFSALTLCVSVYLFGYLMIINSSNLQEMIFWNQIQYLGLPFISALWLMVALLYNKYILKKRMLILLFFVPVITFIMRLTNSWHHFFYKSWEIRELFGYYSLYMERGFWYYVNISYTVLCLFFAIYILYFGYQKNQTSYARTHFFIFFLASLLPIMGIMLILFAFDKWNIDYTALIMPISLLIISYGILKYDFMEIRTLVRETIFENHIAAMLILEDLKIVDYNKAAKKFFGALNISLNNYSLEHIFNRQPELLEILKSDTTRDFSLLIDGKERFFEIDVVQLGNPHVRSKRMLKSIRDITEKKKIQEKLKILATTDSLSGLYNRTEFMRLAQREFVWAKRHNEELSLLMMDLDCFKAINDTFGHAAGDEVIRKMGKIIMTGFRKTDIAGRLGGEEFAVILKNTSFQEAKKVAEQFRKTVANTKVIYGKQEISFTVSIGVAAISGGISNKKNIEDVLKEADDALYKGKAKGRNCVATME; from the coding sequence TTGAAAATCTTACTTAGCCTTTACCTATTTATTGCGGTTGTATTAACCCAGTTTTCGGCCGCATATCTTTATTCAAAGGGTAGAACTAACCACCGGAAGGTATTCTCTGCCTTAACTTTATGTGTTAGCGTTTATTTATTTGGCTATTTAATGATTATCAACAGCAGTAATCTGCAAGAAATGATCTTTTGGAATCAGATTCAATATCTGGGCTTGCCCTTTATTTCTGCGCTTTGGCTGATGGTGGCCCTCTTATATAATAAATATATCCTGAAAAAGCGGATGTTGATCTTACTATTTTTCGTACCTGTAATTACTTTTATTATGCGGCTAACCAATTCTTGGCATCATTTCTTTTATAAATCTTGGGAGATAAGAGAGCTTTTTGGGTATTATTCCCTCTACATGGAAAGAGGTTTTTGGTACTATGTTAACATTTCATATACAGTATTGTGTTTGTTTTTTGCTATTTACATTTTATACTTTGGATACCAAAAGAATCAGACCAGCTACGCCAGAACCCATTTTTTTATTTTCTTTCTAGCTTCCCTACTTCCCATCATGGGGATCATGCTGATTCTTTTTGCTTTCGATAAGTGGAACATTGATTATACTGCTTTGATAATGCCCATTTCTTTGCTCATTATAAGTTATGGCATTTTAAAATACGATTTTATGGAAATAAGAACGTTAGTCAGAGAAACAATTTTTGAAAACCATATTGCCGCTATGCTGATCTTAGAAGATCTAAAGATAGTAGACTACAACAAGGCGGCGAAGAAGTTTTTTGGTGCGCTCAACATTTCTTTAAATAATTATTCTTTAGAGCATATTTTTAACCGACAACCGGAGCTGTTGGAAATTTTAAAAAGTGATACTACCAGGGATTTTTCTTTGCTTATCGATGGAAAAGAACGATTTTTTGAGATTGACGTGGTGCAGTTGGGTAATCCTCATGTTAGAAGCAAGAGGATGCTTAAATCTATCCGTGATATTACGGAAAAGAAAAAGATTCAGGAAAAATTAAAGATTTTAGCTACTACAGACTCTTTAAGCGGTCTCTATAACCGGACAGAATTTATGAGGTTGGCTCAAAGGGAGTTTGTTTGGGCCAAAAGACATAATGAGGAATTATCTTTATTAATGATGGATCTGGATTGTTTTAAAGCTATCAACGATACCTTTGGACATGCGGCAGGAGATGAAGTGATTCGTAAAATGGGAAAGATAATAATGACTGGTTTTCGCAAAACAGATATTGCCGGGCGTTTAGGGGGGGAAGAATTTGCCGTAATTTTAAAAAATACATCTTTTCAGGAAGCAAAAAAGGTGGCTGAGCAGTTTCGGAAGACTGTGGCTAATACAAAAGTGATTTACGGGAAGCAGGAAATTAGTTTTACTGTAAGCATCGGAGTAGCGGCAATATCTGGCGGCATTAGCAATAAAAAAAATATTGAAGATGTTTTAAAAGAGGCAGATGATGCCCTGTACAAGGGAAAAGCAAAAGGACGTAATTGTGTTGCCACTATGGAGTAA
- a CDS encoding flagellar brake protein, producing the protein MSIEQKIITVGMPIDISRDGGATWCISTVKDIREGIMSITLPYQQSPYIKMPLALSKGDRVQVRVKIDNYCFQLDTWVTDCKDKYYHLPYFRKMRRVDKRKQARLPIALDVKYSYYGCNLIQFKDATTVDLSGGGMKMLVMEEIKANTPLLVVFTLPTNQIPKAILIKARATHCKKIDFYDNIYHVGIKFENITNQIKSQLLRYIYKKIVEKKAKVY; encoded by the coding sequence TTGTCTATAGAACAAAAGATAATTACTGTCGGTATGCCAATAGATATATCAAGGGATGGGGGAGCCACCTGGTGTATCTCAACCGTCAAAGATATCCGAGAGGGGATCATGAGCATAACGCTACCTTATCAGCAGTCACCATATATTAAGATGCCTTTGGCACTAAGTAAAGGAGATCGGGTACAAGTAAGGGTAAAAATAGATAATTATTGTTTTCAATTGGATACTTGGGTAACAGATTGCAAAGATAAATACTATCACCTGCCTTACTTCCGAAAAATGAGACGCGTTGACAAAAGAAAACAAGCACGTCTACCAATCGCGCTGGATGTTAAATATTCCTACTACGGTTGTAACTTAATACAATTTAAAGATGCCACTACGGTGGATTTAAGCGGTGGTGGCATGAAAATGCTGGTTATGGAAGAAATAAAGGCAAACACGCCGCTGTTAGTTGTTTTCACACTACCTACCAATCAGATTCCAAAGGCAATACTTATAAAAGCCCGGGCAACCCACTGTAAGAAGATAGATTTTTATGACAATATTTATCACGTGGGAATCAAGTTTGAAAACATTACAAACCAAATAAAATCGCAATTATTAAGATACATTTATAAAAAAATAGTTGAAAAAAAGGCAAAAGTCTATTAA
- a CDS encoding response regulator transcription factor codes for MQKILVIDDEPAIRDLVEMVLVREGYRVATAADGGSGLALAARFKPHLVVLDLMLPDISGHDVCKEISSRYRTPIIMLTAKNDVVDKVLGLELGADDYITKPFDSRELLARVKALLRRLGDKAMPAGNNIITHHNLEINLTNKTVTKDNKPVALTPREFQLLAVLASNPLRVFSRDELMSKAWGYDYTGDSRSVDIHITRLRKKIEVDSSKPRHIITVYGFGYRFGEA; via the coding sequence ATGCAAAAAATTCTAGTTATAGATGATGAACCTGCCATTCGCGATTTGGTGGAAATGGTGCTGGTCAGAGAAGGTTACCGGGTTGCCACCGCCGCCGACGGTGGCAGTGGTCTGGCGTTGGCAGCCCGCTTTAAGCCCCATTTGGTGGTGCTGGATTTAATGTTGCCGGACATCAGTGGCCATGATGTGTGTAAGGAAATTAGCTCCCGCTACCGCACCCCCATCATAATGCTCACCGCAAAAAATGACGTGGTGGATAAGGTGTTAGGCTTGGAACTGGGGGCAGACGACTATATCACTAAGCCCTTTGACAGCCGGGAACTGCTGGCCCGGGTAAAGGCCCTGCTGCGCCGCTTGGGCGATAAAGCTATGCCAGCCGGCAACAACATTATCACCCACCATAATTTAGAAATAAACTTGACCAATAAGACGGTGACCAAAGACAATAAACCGGTGGCCTTAACTCCCCGGGAATTTCAACTGCTAGCGGTTTTGGCCAGCAACCCCCTGCGGGTTTTTAGTCGGGATGAGTTGATGTCTAAGGCCTGGGGTTATGATTATACCGGTGACAGCCGTTCAGTGGATATTCACATCACCCGGCTGCGCAAAAAAATTGAAGTTGATAGCTCTAAGCCCAGGCACATTATAACTGTATATGGTTTTGGCTATCGGTTTGGGGAGGCATAA
- a CDS encoding sensor histidine kinase, with protein sequence MNFSTRLIVYYLAATLLVMSLVGMAVLRGIEHYGMAAVEQDLMEQSRTAGVYVTQVLLLEGAASRGLEETASRITNNLSAGNRSVRIYDANLNLLSASVDGVEQTAAVTEQMPRSLNHALAGDYAYLIRNNQVYFAAPIELQGKTIGVLEFVYPLNFLNQVLSATTGILLTGAVVFGILITLLSIYIARVMVKPIKQLVAATERFAHRDFYPVKSSRSDELGRLSRSFNEMGKELQDYIQRQRQFVSNVSHELRTPLTAIKGYAEYLTDEVKGRPDLEKAVYHLNNESARLARLVDQLLLLSRIDAEREELVFSQLNLTELIEETVGKMQMRANKHSVTLNTNLQPDVCILGNSEKLTQVVVNLLDNAIKFSAAQSQVEVNLYCKDKYIYFTVSDRGPGIPPEDLKKVFDRFYRAANARVVGGTGLGLAIAKEIIDKHKGHIEISNRQGGGTVTTVKLLQH encoded by the coding sequence ATGAATTTTAGTACCCGGTTGATTGTCTATTACCTGGCCGCCACCTTGTTGGTCATGTCGCTGGTGGGCATGGCAGTGTTAAGGGGTATTGAACATTACGGAATGGCCGCAGTGGAGCAGGATTTAATGGAGCAGAGCCGTACCGCTGGTGTTTATGTCACTCAAGTTTTACTGTTAGAGGGCGCAGCAAGCCGGGGGTTAGAAGAAACAGCTTCCCGCATCACTAATAATTTAAGTGCCGGCAACAGAAGCGTACGAATATATGATGCCAACCTTAATTTGTTAAGTGCATCGGTGGACGGTGTAGAGCAAACAGCCGCCGTTACCGAGCAAATGCCCCGGTCATTAAACCATGCATTGGCGGGAGATTACGCCTATCTTATCCGCAACAACCAAGTTTACTTTGCAGCCCCCATTGAGTTACAAGGAAAAACCATCGGAGTGCTGGAATTCGTTTATCCTTTAAATTTTTTAAACCAAGTGTTAAGCGCCACCACCGGTATATTGCTGACCGGGGCTGTGGTTTTTGGTATACTGATTACTTTACTTAGTATTTATATCGCTAGGGTGATGGTCAAACCCATTAAGCAGCTGGTGGCAGCCACTGAGCGTTTTGCCCACCGTGATTTTTATCCTGTCAAAAGCAGCCGCAGCGATGAATTGGGCCGGTTAAGCCGCAGCTTCAATGAAATGGGCAAAGAACTACAAGACTATATTCAACGGCAGCGGCAGTTTGTATCCAATGTATCCCATGAGCTGCGCACCCCCCTCACTGCCATTAAAGGCTATGCAGAATACTTGACTGACGAAGTAAAGGGTCGGCCAGATTTAGAAAAGGCAGTCTATCATTTAAACAATGAATCTGCCCGGTTGGCGAGGCTGGTAGACCAATTACTGCTGCTGTCACGCATCGATGCCGAGCGGGAAGAGTTAGTTTTTTCCCAATTAAATTTAACTGAACTGATAGAAGAAACAGTGGGCAAAATGCAAATGCGGGCAAACAAGCATAGCGTTACCTTAAATACCAACCTACAGCCGGATGTGTGCATTTTAGGCAACAGCGAAAAGCTAACCCAAGTTGTTGTTAATCTTTTGGACAACGCTATTAAGTTTTCTGCCGCCCAAAGCCAGGTGGAGGTCAACCTTTACTGCAAAGATAAATATATTTACTTTACCGTCAGTGACCGGGGGCCTGGGATTCCGCCGGAGGATTTAAAAAAGGTATTTGATCGTTTTTATCGGGCCGCCAATGCCCGGGTGGTGGGCGGAACCGGCTTGGGGCTGGCCATTGCTAAAGAAATAATTGATAAGCACAAGGGTCATATTGAGATAAGCAACCGTCAGGGCGGTGGAACGGTGACCACTGTAAAACTGTTACAACATTGA
- a CDS encoding PD40 domain-containing protein, with translation MKKIIGLLLVGAMVLGMVGCGEKPNREDEVKILPKPQEQVMAVESIEELHKGRAWDISSDGKTLLFSWDEDVPESDSPGEMAPSHHLYTMNLADKTVVKLSNAEMGKHQGFARYSPDGKTIAFTENTEEMFTPYVMANEVMGEKKQLQSASFPLATAYLCWSSEGELAVPYYDGQSGEIFLYNPQNNKFSNITAKGDRNLKTRPLFYNKDTLMYLSNNDKNHPMGTVIALNLNSGKEKEVVEAINNFAISPNKQRIAYISGQTDDGKSIIKVDAIDSELNIGANLVEVNAGYGVLLAWSPDSGHLLYSDSGSLWAVNPETGDKVQLASDMQFILNLLWVNEKEIVFSGVPTGSDSYKNITYRITLQ, from the coding sequence ATGAAAAAAATAATTGGTTTATTGTTGGTCGGTGCCATGGTGCTGGGTATGGTGGGTTGCGGTGAAAAGCCCAACCGGGAAGATGAAGTAAAGATACTTCCCAAACCCCAAGAACAGGTAATGGCTGTGGAAAGTATCGAAGAACTACATAAGGGTAGAGCATGGGATATTTCTTCCGACGGCAAAACACTTCTTTTTTCCTGGGATGAAGATGTGCCTGAAAGTGACTCCCCCGGTGAAATGGCTCCGTCCCATCATCTTTACACCATGAATCTGGCAGACAAAACAGTGGTCAAACTAAGCAATGCAGAAATGGGCAAACATCAGGGTTTTGCCCGCTATTCCCCTGACGGCAAAACCATTGCTTTTACGGAAAACACCGAAGAAATGTTTACACCCTATGTAATGGCTAATGAGGTGATGGGTGAAAAAAAACAACTTCAATCAGCAAGTTTTCCTCTGGCAACGGCCTACCTTTGCTGGTCATCGGAAGGTGAATTGGCAGTACCCTATTACGATGGGCAAAGCGGTGAAATTTTTTTATATAACCCCCAAAACAACAAATTTTCTAACATCACTGCCAAGGGTGACCGTAATTTAAAGACAAGGCCATTATTTTATAACAAGGATACTTTAATGTATCTCAGTAATAATGATAAGAACCATCCCATGGGAACAGTTATTGCCCTAAACCTTAATTCCGGTAAAGAAAAAGAAGTGGTAGAAGCCATTAATAATTTTGCAATATCACCCAACAAACAGCGCATAGCCTATATATCGGGTCAAACTGATGACGGAAAAAGTATTATTAAAGTTGATGCCATAGACAGTGAGCTTAATATTGGTGCCAATCTGGTGGAAGTAAATGCGGGGTACGGTGTGCTTTTGGCCTGGTCGCCGGACAGCGGACACCTTTTATATAGCGACAGCGGTAGTCTTTGGGCAGTTAACCCCGAAACCGGTGATAAGGTACAGTTAGCTTCTGATATGCAGTTTATTTTAAATTTACTATGGGTAAATGAAAAAGAAATTGTTTTTAGCGGTGTGCCCACAGGAAGTGATAGCTATAAAAACATAACCTACCGTATAACACTACAGTAA